The genomic stretch CCCCCGTTCTTCACCGATCCCTTCAACCGGGATGTCACCGATAAATACCTACACACCTCGGATGTCACTATTACAGCCTCCGTCCCCGTACAAACTCGTCACGCCTATCTCGCCATATTCAACGGCCGGGAACTTCGGATTGTCGACTGGAGCAAGGTGCAACAAGACAAATTCTGCTTTCATTCCATGGGTCCCGACATCATATATTTTCCGGTCTACTTCGAAAAGGAATACCAACGTAACTTGACATATCCTTTTATTCTGCAAGCCAACGGAATAACCGTCAAACTACGTCCTGATACGACACGACGACAAACTCTCATTCTCACCCGTAAATACCCATTGCACCACAACAAAGTGTACCACGGCAACGCTCTTATCGGGGCTATCTTCCAAGCTTCGAACGACCCAACGTTTCGGAATGCTACACACATCCACGACGTCACCCGCAATCCCAACATGTACCCCGTCATCGTCCCGGTTGACACCACGAAAAAATACCGTTACTGGCGATTTAATCACTCAAAAATCGTGGAACTTGCCGAATGGAAATTTAAAGACAACCGGGGCCGGGATCTAACCGGAACAATCATAGATCCCGAAGGCAAGGGTGCTCGTCTCGCCAATCTTTTCGACAATGACCCACTTTCCCACGGCAGAGTATCCCACCAACTCATCGTGGATTTCGGCCATCCTGTCTGTATATCAGAAATGATTTATTTACCCCGTAACGATGCTAATGGTATATACCCCGGTAACGAGTATGAACTTTTCTATTTCGACCTCAACGGTTGGCAATCCCTTGGTTGTAAAATTGCCACAGGATATTCTATTGAGTTTGAAAATATTCCTTCAAACGCTGTCTACTGGTTACGCAATCACACGGCAGGTAAGGAAGAGCGCATATTCACAATTCAAAATGGGAAGCAACGCTTCTGGTAAAATAAAATCCGCATTTTTATTCTTAATTTCCCTTCTTCTTTCAAGAAAAATCGCTAATTTAGGCTATTCATAAAAGAACTAGGTTATGTTGGACACGATAAAACAGTTCCTCAAGGAACACGAGATTGACGAGAAAGCGGGATTTATCATCGCCGTTAGCGGGGGGGCCGATTCAATTACTTTACTCCACGCATTTAAGTACTTGAACCTGCGCATACACGCCTTGCATTGTAATTTTAATCTACGGGGCAAAGAATCAAACATGGATGAACAATTCGTGAAACGGTTCTGTGAAACCTACGGTATCCCCATGAGCGTGAAACGCTTTGACACCCAAGAATACGCCAAGAAAAAAGGCATCAGCATAGAGATGGCCGCACGGGAACTACGCTACGACTGGTTCGAAGAAATGCGCAAGAAGAAGAAAATGGACTACATCGTCGTGGGACACCATGCCAACGACCTTGCCGAGACTCTCTTTATTAATATATGTCGCGGAACCGGCATTAAGGGGCTCACTGGTATTCGTCCCGTCAAAGATCGCATTCTGCGCCCACTCCTGTCCCGTTCCCGGGAGGAGATCATCGCTTACATTGAGCAAAACCAACTGGGGTATCGAACCGATTCCACCAACAACTCGCTCGACTACGTGCGAAATAAAATACGCCACATGATCATCCCCGTGTGTAAGGACATCAATCCCTCGTTCCTCAACACGGTACGGGAAAACTGTAACACCCTCAAGGAAGTGGAGCAAATCTACCGTTACGGCATCGATCGTCTGAAAGAAGAAGTGATTAGCGAGGAAAATGGAGAAACCCTTATAGACATACAAAAGACACTGGCAGCCCCAGCCCCTTACACGCTCCTGTTCGAGATCCTACGGCCATATGGTTTTAACGCTACACAAATCGAGGATATTCTTGAAAGCAGCGACGCCATTCCCGGAAAACAATTCGAGGCTGAAGAATACTTACTTACGAAAGGCAGGATCTACTGGCGGCTATTCAATATTTTAGAAAAAGAAGACAAACGCACTCTTTTGGCAGATAGTGGAGAATACCACATCGATGACAGCATCTTCCAGCTCGAAGAACAAGACATCAATGACTCTTTTATCGTTCCCCGTGATCTTAACACAGGGTGTTTTGACCTTGACAAGATCATTTATCCCCTCGTATTACGCCACTGGTCCATGGGTGACTGGTTCTGCCCTCTCGGAATGAAACGCAGCAAAAAGAAATTGAGCGACTTTTTTACAGACTTGAAATTCAGCGCCAAGCAGAAAAAAGACTGCCTTCTCTTACAATCTGGCAAGGACATCATTTGGGTGGTCGGCCATCGCATAGACGATCGCTACAAGGTATCTCCTGCTACCAAAAGAGTTTTAATCATCAAACAAATAAAAGGAATTTAATACTCAATTAAAAGATCAATGCCCTAAATAAAAAAAGAGGCCTGTTGGCCTCTTTTAACACACTAACAATAAATTTACTACACTTATAAAAGCAAAAAACATTTCCTTCAATTGCTGGGCAAAGATAAATATTTAAAACGTTTGCGCAAACTTTTTTAAGAAAAAAAACGTTCGCGTATAACTAATCTAAAAGTTCTTTGTTTTTCATTTTTTTATCCATACTTTTGTGTGAGTTTACGACATTAAACGAGAGAGTTAACATCATTATTAACCAAATAATAAAAAAACAAATGTCAAAGATTAAAGTTGGTATCAACGGATTCGGACGTATCGGCCGTCTGGTTTTTAGAGCTGCAATGACAAGAGACGATATTGAAATCGTTGGAATAAATGACCTTATCGATGTCGACTACATGGTTTACATGTTGAAATATGACACCATGCACGGTCGTTTCAACGGAACCGTTGAGGCTAAAGATGGAAAACTCGTTGTAAACGGACACGCTATCCGTGTTACAGCAGAGAGAAACCCGGAAGATCTGAAATGGAACGAGGTAGGTGCAGAATATGTAGTTGAGTCAACCGGACTTTTCTTAACAAAAGAAAAAGCAGAAGCACACTTGAAAGCCGGGGCCAAAAGAGTCGTGATGTCCGCCCCGTCAAAAGATGATACCCCGATGTTCGTGATGGGTGTAAACCACAAAACCTACGCAGGACAAACTATCGTATCTAACGCATCATGTACCACGAACTGCTTAGCCCCGCTGGCTAAAGTAATGCATGACAAATTCGGTATTGTTGAAGGTTTGATGACTACCGTACACGCAACCACCGCTACCCAAAAAACTGTAGACGGTCCTTCTATGAAAGACTGGAGAGGTGGACGTGCCGCTGCTGGTAACATCATCCCGTCATCCACCGGAGCTGCTAAAGCTGTGGGTAAAGTGATCCCGGAATTGAACGGCAAATTAACCGGTATGTCATTCCGAGTTCCTACATTGGACGTGTCTGTGGTTGACTTGACTTGCCGTCTGGAAAAAGCTGCAACTTACGAAGAGATCAAAGCTGCCATGAGAGAGGCTTCTGAGAATGAATTGAAAGGCATTCTTGGCTATACGGAAGAAGAAGTTGTTTCTTCTGACTTCTTGGGTGACGCTCGCACTTCAATCTTCGATGCTAAAGCTGGTATCGCATTAAACTCTAACTTCGTGAAACTCGTTTCTTGGTATGACAACGAGTGGGGGTACTCCAACAAAGTTCTCGAGTTAATCGCTCACATGGCTACAGTAAAATAAAAAAAGGGGCATAAGCCCCTTTTTTAGTCTATCACACACTAACCACATGGAAAACAATCAACAGAGAAGGCCATACAAACTAGGTTTGGCACTAAGTGGAGGGGGAGCCAGAGGATTCGCCCATCTAGGCGTCTACAAGGCAATGCAAGAGCTGGGAATTAAACCGAACATCATTTCGGGAACCAGCGCAGGAGCTATAGCTGGGCTTATATTTGCATCCGGTCACTCGGCAGAGGAGGGGCTTAAATTCTTTCAAGATAGAAAACTGCTCGACTTCGCACGACCTTTAGTCTCTAAAACCGGAATCATGACCATGACCGGAATGGAAAAAAGGTTATCCGAGTTCATTCATGTTGAAACATTCGAGGAACTACAAATACCGTTAGTGGTCACCGCCACCAACATGAACTTGGGCATACCCACGCATTTCAGCACGGGAAAAGTAGTCCCCTGCGTGTTAGCATCCTGTTCTATACCGATCGTGTTCGTACCCGTCACCATCAATCACCACCAGTACTCGGACGGCGGGGTATTTATGAATCTACCCGTGCGCCCGATCAGGGAGTTATGCGAGACAGTTATCGGCGTACATATCGACCCGCTGGAGCCCTGTAATCACATCAAAAGCATGGTCCACTTGGCCGAACGCTCCTTCCACATGGGTATTCTGTCAAACATGAACATCGACACCCGCTTATGTGATATCGTTATCGTGCCGAAACACATCAGCCGATACAGCATGTTCGACCTCAATAACATCGAAAAAATCGTGGACGAAGGTTACCGACAAGCTAAAGTCGTGTTCTCTCGCCCCAAGATCATGAAAAAACTAAATAGCCTGATAATTCAGTAATCCCATCGATTAAGTGATTTAGTGATTTCCGATTAGGTGATTATAAATCACTAGATACTTAAATGTAAAATGTAGAATGAAAAACTACCCCCTCTAACTCCCCCTTACACAGGGGGAGAAACGAACGCAAGGAGCACTACAATGTTTCAATGCAGCGTATCCTCCCCCTTGGAAAGGGGAAGCCAGAAGGAGGCTAATCTAAAATTTAAAATCTAAAATCACTAAATTACCATGTTTTCTTCCCTTCAAGCCCTTGGAATATCCTCGTTAAACGAGATGCAAGAAACCTCGTTGAAAGCTCATCGGGAAACCGATCACATCATCCTGCTCTCTCCCACCGGATCAGGTAAAACCCTAGCCTTCCTATTACCCTTATTGGAAAATCTTGACCCTAATAACACGAAAGCACAGGCCATCATCCTAACACCATCGAGAGAACTGGCCTTGCAGATAGAGCAAGTATTCCGTTCCCTGAAAAGCGGTTTCAAAGTGGTATGTTGTTACGGGGGACATGATATCAACGTGGAGAGTCGCAGTCTGGCATACACGCCCACGCTGATCATCGGGACACCAGGACGCATACTCGATCACATCACCCGGGGGACAATTGACACGGACTCTATCTCCACCATCATTCTCGATGAGTTTGACAAGGCATTGGAATTCGGATTTCAAGAAGATATGGGAACCATCTTCTCGCACTTGCCACACCTACAAAAGCGCATCTTAACCTCTGCAACATCGGCCATCGAGATACCGGAATTCACGGGTCTACGGGCCCCTCTCGTGTTGGATTTTCTTGAAGGAGCCTCTCCGATCAAGTTAACACTCAAAAGCGTGTACACCGAAGGTTACAACAAACTCGACACGCTCTACAAGCTACTGCGTGATCTAGAGGAAGGTCCTACCCTGATTTTTTGTAACTATCGGGAACGGGCGGAAGAAGTGAGTAATTACCTGTGGGATAAAGGCGTCAATAACGAGTATTTCCACGGGGGAATGGAACAGGAAGAACGCGAGCGAGTGCTGTGTAAATTCCGCAATGGAAGTACGTACATTTTCATCTCGACAGACCTCGCCTCCCGCGGTCTGGACATCCCGGAGATAAAATACATCATCCACTACCACCTCCCCGAAAAGCCGGAATCCTTCACCCATCGCAACGGTCGAACTGCCCGGATGAATGCCTCCGGTACCGCTTTTCTCCTACTCGACAGAGATGAAGCCCGCCCGGATTACCTAACCGAAATCCCGGAAACCTACCACCCCGTCGGTAAATACCCCGCCCCGGCAGAACCATTCTGGTCCACCCTCTACATCGGCAAAGGGAAAAAAGACAAGGTCAACAAAATGGACATCGTCGGTTTCCTCTGCCAAAAAGGGAACTTGAAAAAAGAAGACATCGGCAAAATCGAAGTTAAAGACCATCATTCTTTCGTCGCCGTCAAACGAGGCAATCTAAGGCAACTACTTTCCCTCATCCGAAGAGAGAAAATCAAAAATATGAGAGCCAAGATAGAACTTTCGAGGTAAAGTAATGTAGAATAAATTTTAAAGACTAAAATTAAAGGGACTTTCCAGCCCCCTTTAACTTATATACTCTTTCATTTTCTCCACGATTCCAGCATTTCCGGCCAGAATGGCAATACCCCGGTCCTCCCGGAAGGGTTCGACATGCCCCCCCGCCTCCTGCACGATAAGAACTCCGGCACACACGTCCCAGAGCTTCAGACCTAATTCCCAATATCCGTCCAGAAACCCAGCTGCGACCCCGCAAAGATCGTAAGCAGCAGAACCCATACGCCGGATTCCTCGCAAATGGGGCAGAATACGACTTAGATTATCGATATTATTCACGGGGTGTATTCCCTTGTCGTAAGGGAAACCCGTGGCCAGCACGGAACGATCGAGTTCCGTCTTGCCGGAAACGTGAATCGGGACATTGTTCAGAAAAGCCCCTTTCCCCCGGATAGCCGTGTACAACTCGTTCAAGTAGGGAGCGTACACTACTCCCAATAACGTCTCTCCCCGGTATTGCAACCCGATAGACACGCAAAACACTGGTAATCCCTGACTATAATTATTTGTCCCGTCCAAAGGATCCACCACCCACAGATAATCGCTATGAGCATCATGTTCCCCACTCTCTTCCCCCAACACGCTATGATTAGGAAAACACTTGCCGATGCGCTCGATCAACATGGATTCACTTAGTTTGTC from Butyricimonas virosa encodes the following:
- a CDS encoding patatin-like phospholipase family protein, which gives rise to MQELGIKPNIISGTSAGAIAGLIFASGHSAEEGLKFFQDRKLLDFARPLVSKTGIMTMTGMEKRLSEFIHVETFEELQIPLVVTATNMNLGIPTHFSTGKVVPCVLASCSIPIVFVPVTINHHQYSDGGVFMNLPVRPIRELCETVIGVHIDPLEPCNHIKSMVHLAERSFHMGILSNMNIDTRLCDIVIVPKHISRYSMFDLNNIEKIVDEGYRQAKVVFSRPKIMKKLNSLIIQ
- the tilS gene encoding tRNA lysidine(34) synthetase TilS, with the protein product MLDTIKQFLKEHEIDEKAGFIIAVSGGADSITLLHAFKYLNLRIHALHCNFNLRGKESNMDEQFVKRFCETYGIPMSVKRFDTQEYAKKKGISIEMAARELRYDWFEEMRKKKKMDYIVVGHHANDLAETLFINICRGTGIKGLTGIRPVKDRILRPLLSRSREEIIAYIEQNQLGYRTDSTNNSLDYVRNKIRHMIIPVCKDINPSFLNTVRENCNTLKEVEQIYRYGIDRLKEEVISEENGETLIDIQKTLAAPAPYTLLFEILRPYGFNATQIEDILESSDAIPGKQFEAEEYLLTKGRIYWRLFNILEKEDKRTLLADSGEYHIDDSIFQLEEQDINDSFIVPRDLNTGCFDLDKIIYPLVLRHWSMGDWFCPLGMKRSKKKLSDFFTDLKFSAKQKKDCLLLQSGKDIIWVVGHRIDDRYKVSPATKRVLIIKQIKGI
- a CDS encoding DEAD/DEAH box helicase, whose amino-acid sequence is MFSSLQALGISSLNEMQETSLKAHRETDHIILLSPTGSGKTLAFLLPLLENLDPNNTKAQAIILTPSRELALQIEQVFRSLKSGFKVVCCYGGHDINVESRSLAYTPTLIIGTPGRILDHITRGTIDTDSISTIILDEFDKALEFGFQEDMGTIFSHLPHLQKRILTSATSAIEIPEFTGLRAPLVLDFLEGASPIKLTLKSVYTEGYNKLDTLYKLLRDLEEGPTLIFCNYRERAEEVSNYLWDKGVNNEYFHGGMEQEERERVLCKFRNGSTYIFISTDLASRGLDIPEIKYIIHYHLPEKPESFTHRNGRTARMNASGTAFLLLDRDEARPDYLTEIPETYHPVGKYPAPAEPFWSTLYIGKGKKDKVNKMDIVGFLCQKGNLKKEDIGKIEVKDHHSFVAVKRGNLRQLLSLIRREKIKNMRAKIELSR
- a CDS encoding inositol monophosphatase family protein translates to MNIDLENTLALAVEWAKEVGEVQRSYFRSGHLELETKSTVHDVVTKVDKLSESMLIERIGKCFPNHSVLGEESGEHDAHSDYLWVVDPLDGTNNYSQGLPVFCVSIGLQYRGETLLGVVYAPYLNELYTAIRGKGAFLNNVPIHVSGKTELDRSVLATGFPYDKGIHPVNNIDNLSRILPHLRGIRRMGSAAYDLCGVAAGFLDGYWELGLKLWDVCAGVLIVQEAGGHVEPFREDRGIAILAGNAGIVEKMKEYIS
- the gap gene encoding type I glyceraldehyde-3-phosphate dehydrogenase, with protein sequence MSKIKVGINGFGRIGRLVFRAAMTRDDIEIVGINDLIDVDYMVYMLKYDTMHGRFNGTVEAKDGKLVVNGHAIRVTAERNPEDLKWNEVGAEYVVESTGLFLTKEKAEAHLKAGAKRVVMSAPSKDDTPMFVMGVNHKTYAGQTIVSNASCTTNCLAPLAKVMHDKFGIVEGLMTTVHATTATQKTVDGPSMKDWRGGRAAAGNIIPSSTGAAKAVGKVIPELNGKLTGMSFRVPTLDVSVVDLTCRLEKAATYEEIKAAMREASENELKGILGYTEEEVVSSDFLGDARTSIFDAKAGIALNSNFVKLVSWYDNEWGYSNKVLELIAHMATVK